In Sulfuriferula plumbiphila, the genomic window GAAGGTGGAGCCGTGGGTGCCTGGCGAGAACAACTCGGCCGCACGACCACGCGCCAGGCAGGCTCCGATTGGGAAACCGTTGCCCAAGCCCTTCGCCAGAGTGACAACATCTGGCAGGATGCCGGCCTGCTGGTAGCAGAACCACGTGCCAGTGCGCCCCATGCCGGTCTGAATCTCGTCGGCCATCAGCAGCCAGTCGTGCTCATCACACAAATGGCGTACCGCCCGCAGGTACTCGGGCGATGCCACATGTACGCCACCTTCGCCCTGGATGGGTTCGAGTAGCACTGCCGCGATGCCTGGCACGTGCTCTGCAGCTTGTCGGATGGCATATAGGTCGTTGTAGGGCACCCGCACGAAGCCGGGCATCAGCGGCTCGAAGCCGCGATGCACGGCTGAGTTGCCCGTAGCCGCCAGGGTGGCGAAGGTGCGGCCGTGAAAGCTGTTTTGCATTACCAGCACTTGCGGCGGCGCTACCTGCTTGCGGTTGGCGTGCAGCCAGGCCAGCTTGAGTGCGGTTTCGTTGGCTTCCGCACCCGAGTTGCAGAAGAAGGCGCGCTCCATGCCAGCCAAGGCGGACAGGCGTTCGCCCAGGCGGTCTTGCCAAGCGATGCCGAACATATTGGACGTGTGCAAAAGCAGCGTGGCCTGTTCGGCGATTGCTGCTGCGACATCGGGATGGGCGTGTCCGAGGTTGGTCACGGCCACCCCGGCGATGGCATCAAGGTACTCCGTGCCTTGGGCGTCCCAGAGGCGAGCACCTTGTCCGCGAACGAACGAAACTGGCTGGCGGGCATAGACGTGCATCAGGTGGGCGTGAGGTGTGAGCATGAGCTAGAGATTCCAGGGAAGTGGGCTTACATATCAAGGGGCGCAGGCTTGAACAGCGGCTCGCTGCTCAAGAGCCGCACGCCGTCGGATGTGCTTTCGACCAGACGCCTTTCGTCATAGGCGACCAGCAATTCCAACTGGTAGCCGTTCCGCTTCAAGCAGTCGGCGATTTCCTTGATGGCTTCACGCGACGATGGCGTACTGGACTCGAAGTGCCCAAGCAGCCGGTCGCGGTTGTGGATGATGAGGCGGTAGGTATTCATGTGCGGCTTTCCAGAGATGATCCGGTTGATGTAGCCAGCAGCAGCTCGGCGCATTGCGCCTGCCGGGTTAGCCGCAATGCTGACGTGACCTGATCGCAAGCCAAAGACGCAGCCTTGAACACCGAGGCACCCGTCAGCAGGGTGCCCGTGAGCGCAGCGCTGAACAAGTCGCCCGAGCCTTTGAGCAAAGCGTCGATGCGAGGATGATTCAAGACCTCCTGCCGGTTGCGGGTCACGACCGCCACCAGCATTTGATTGGCGGGCCAAGCCGCAGGAGCGGCACTGGTGACGATCACCCATTGCGTTCGACCGACCAGCAGGGTTCGTGCGGCGGCGATGACACTTTCGGGGTTCGTCGCCGTCAGGCCGGTCAGCCGTTGCAGCTCGAAGCCGTTGGGCGTCAGCCCGTCGGCCAGCGGCAGCAGATGGCGGTGGTAGGCGTCGGCGATGCCCGGACTGACGTATTCCCCGTGGTCATGGTCGCCCAGCACGGGATCAACTACGACTTGCAAGCCAGGCTGCGCTTCGATGGCTTGGCCGATCCAGCGACCCAACGCCTGCGCCTGTTCCGGGCTGCCGAGATAGCCGGTGAGGATAGCCCGAAGCCGGCCCAGCGCACCGCGCGCAGTCAGGTCGCGTAGATAGCCCTCGAACCACGCGGTGGGCAAGGTGCCACCGTGGATTGTCGGATAGTGTGGCGTGTTGCTGAGAATCACCGTAGGAACGGCCGCGACGATCAGTCCCTGCGCTTGCAGCGTGGGCATGGCCACGTTGTTGCCGACCCGGCCATAGACGACCTGCGACTGGACGGAAACCACATCGATGGGCAGCGGTTGTAGCGACGGCACAGGATCAATGGGAACGGCGGTAGCAGCTTCAATTGGTCGCATCAATCCGTTTTCCCCTCTCCAGCCGACGGCCAGTAGTAAACATCCGGCGTGGCTCGTGCACCGAAGATGGCCTGCCCGACGCGCACGACAGTTGCCCCCTCTTCGATAGCGATTTCGTAATCGCCGGACATGCCCATCGACAGTTCATCCAGGTCGATTCCATCCGGGGCTTCCTGACGCAGTCGATCGCGCAGTTCGCGCAGCAGCACGAAGCAGCGGCGCACGCGCGCAGCCTCGACCGACAGCAGAGCCAGTGTCATGAGGCCGCGCACACGTAGCGCCGAAAATGCCGGTAGCTCGCGTATGAAAGCGGCCACCTCGTCCGGCGGAAGGCCGTACTTGCTGGCCTCCCCCGATGTGTTGACCTGCACGAACACATCCAGCCCGCGGCCTTCGGCTTGCAGGCGCCGCTCCAGCGCCTCGGCCACGCGCAGGCTATCCAGCGCCTGAAACTCGGCGGCGAAGTGCGCCACCAACTTGGCCTTGTTGGTCTGCAAATGGCCAATCACCGACCAACGCAGATCGGTCAGGTCAGTCATCCCCTCCCATTTTCGGTATGCCTCCTGCGGCTTGTTCTCGCCGAGCAGGCGGCAGCCCGCAGCGTAAGCCAGGCGCAGGCTCGCTTCGGACTTGGTCTTGCTGACGGGCAGCAGACGCACGCCGCCCGGATCGCGGCCGCCCCGCTGGCACGCCGCCGCAATGCGCGCATGAACTGCTGCCATGTTGCGACGGAAGTCCTCCACCGACTCGGCCTGGGGCCAGCGTCCATGCTGGTCGTGCATGGTGGATGTTTCCAGGGGTATGCCAATGTTCACGTGTAAGCCTCGCTATCGGAAAGCCCATCGCACTCAAGGTGGTGCAGGCGTCGTCGAATTAATGTATAATTGTCCTAGGTCAAACTTTAACATGTCCTAGATCATTATGGGAATTGTCGGAAAGACTGCGGCCGAGATCTTCGACAGCATCCGAACGCTGACGCAGACGGGCGCATTGACGCCGGGCCAGGAACTGCCCACGGTGCGCGATCTGGCCGCCACGCTGAGCGTCAACCGCAATACGGTGTCGATGGCCTACAAGCGCTTGGTGACGGCCGGGGTCGCGGTTACGCAAGGTCGATTAGGCACGGTCATTCGTGAGCAGCCCGGCCCCGGTGAGCAAGAAGGCTCGCTGCCCGGCTCGCCGTTGGTCGACCTAGGCGGCGGCAATCCGAATCCAGTCTGGCTGCCCGACATGGGCGCAGCCCTGGTGCGGAAGCCGTATCGCCCGCGCCTGTATGGCGAGGCCACGGTGGCCCCGGAGCTAGAAGCCTCAGCGAGGCAATGGTTGACTGGCGATTGCCCAGATCGCTTCGAGATCAACTTGACGAATGGAGCAGTGGATGCTGTTGAGCGTTTGCTGGGGGCATATCTGGTGGCAGGTGATAAGGTAGCCGTAGAAGACCCATGTTTCGTCAGCAATATCAACACGCTGCGCATTGCCGGGCTGCAAACCGTAGGGGTGGCCGTCGATGCGCATGGCATGCGTGCCGAGGCGCTGGAACAGGCGCTGGCGCAGGGCGCGCAGGCGGTTATCGTGACGCCGCGCGCGCACAACCCGACCGGATGCAGCTTGAGTGCGGCGCGCGCGCGCAAGCTGCGCGCGGTGCTGGCGCACTATCCGCACGTGCTGGTCATCGCCGACGACCATTTCTCGTTGCTGGCCGTAACCGACTACTTCGATGTGATTCCACCCATGGCCCAACGGTGGGCGTTGATCCGGTCGGTGTCCAAGATGCTCGGCCCCGACCTGCGCTTGGCCTTCGTTGCCAGCGATGAACAGACCTCCCAGCGGCTGCGCCTACGCCTGGCGCCCGGCACGAACTGGGTCAGTCATCTATTGCAGGATGTAGTCGGCGCCTGCCTGTCTTCGCCGGAAGTCTCCGCACAGATCGTCCAAGCTCGCGCGGACTATGCGCGGCGTCGAGACAGCCTGACGATGGCCCTGGCCAGGCAAGGCATCTCCGTCACCACGCCTGCCGAGGGCCTGAACCTGTGGCTGCCGTTGCCGGCGAACAGCCAGGCGGCGGTACTGGAGCTAGCCCGTCATGGCTGGCTGGTGCGCGGCGGTGAATCTTTCGGTGTACAGGGGCAGGCGCACGGGCTGCGCATCACAGTTTCATCCATCGACGAGGCAGGCGCGGAAGCGTTTGCGCGCGTGCTCGGCCATGTGCTGGGCCAGGGATATGGGATGTCATCGTGTAGTAAAGCTTCGCGCGTGGCTGCTCATTCAACCAAATTCATCCAATAGAAAGGGAAATCATGAGAGTACATTTCGTGGTGCATGAATCGTTCGAGGCACCAGGTGCATATGAAGCATGGGTCCGTGATCGTGGATACGAGGCAACGTATTCTCGCGTCTATGCGCATGAACCGCTGCCGCAGTCCATCGAGAACATCGATCTGCTGGTGATCATGGGCGGCCCCCAATCGCCATCAACGACCCGAGAGGAATGTCCGCATTTCGATGCTGCGTCGGAATGTGCTTTGATTGCCGAATTCGTCGCCGCTCGAAAGGCCGTCGTTGGTGTGTGCTTGGGAGCGCAGTTGATGGGCAAGGCCCTGGGCGCCCGCCATGAGCACAGCCCGGAAAAGGAAATCGGAAAGTTCCCGATCAAATTGACGACTGAAGGGAAGGCTCACGTCAAGTTCGCCCACTTCGGCGACACCGTGGACGTTGGGCATTGGCACAGCGACATGCCGGGGCTGACCGCAAATGCGAAAATCATTGCGTACAGCGAGGGATGCCCTCGCCAGATCATT contains:
- a CDS encoding aspartate aminotransferase family protein — encoded protein: MLTPHAHLMHVYARQPVSFVRGQGARLWDAQGTEYLDAIAGVAVTNLGHAHPDVAAAIAEQATLLLHTSNMFGIAWQDRLGERLSALAGMERAFFCNSGAEANETALKLAWLHANRKQVAPPQVLVMQNSFHGRTFATLAATGNSAVHRGFEPLMPGFVRVPYNDLYAIRQAAEHVPGIAAVLLEPIQGEGGVHVASPEYLRAVRHLCDEHDWLLMADEIQTGMGRTGTWFCYQQAGILPDVVTLAKGLGNGFPIGACLARGRAAELFSPGTHGSTFGGNPLACRVGCTVIDAIEREGLPDRAAVLGRQLLLGLRKALSGVPGVVAIRGQGLMVGIELDRACGDLVRKALEQERLLITVTRERTIRLLPPLICDEAQIDEIAVRVRRLLQ
- a CDS encoding cytoplasmic protein, yielding MNTYRLIIHNRDRLLGHFESSTPSSREAIKEIADCLKRNGYQLELLVAYDERRLVESTSDGVRLLSSEPLFKPAPLDM
- the pdxK gene encoding pyridoxine/pyridoxal/pyridoxamine kinase, encoding MRPIEAATAVPIDPVPSLQPLPIDVVSVQSQVVYGRVGNNVAMPTLQAQGLIVAAVPTVILSNTPHYPTIHGGTLPTAWFEGYLRDLTARGALGRLRAILTGYLGSPEQAQALGRWIGQAIEAQPGLQVVVDPVLGDHDHGEYVSPGIADAYHRHLLPLADGLTPNGFELQRLTGLTATNPESVIAAARTLLVGRTQWVIVTSAAPAAWPANQMLVAVVTRNRQEVLNHPRIDALLKGSGDLFSAALTGTLLTGASVFKAASLACDQVTSALRLTRQAQCAELLLATSTGSSLESRT
- a CDS encoding YggS family pyridoxal phosphate-dependent enzyme; protein product: MNIGIPLETSTMHDQHGRWPQAESVEDFRRNMAAVHARIAAACQRGGRDPGGVRLLPVSKTKSEASLRLAYAAGCRLLGENKPQEAYRKWEGMTDLTDLRWSVIGHLQTNKAKLVAHFAAEFQALDSLRVAEALERRLQAEGRGLDVFVQVNTSGEASKYGLPPDEVAAFIRELPAFSALRVRGLMTLALLSVEAARVRRCFVLLRELRDRLRQEAPDGIDLDELSMGMSGDYEIAIEEGATVVRVGQAIFGARATPDVYYWPSAGEGKTD
- the ptsJ gene encoding MocR-like B6 salvage transcription factor PtsJ, yielding MGIVGKTAAEIFDSIRTLTQTGALTPGQELPTVRDLAATLSVNRNTVSMAYKRLVTAGVAVTQGRLGTVIREQPGPGEQEGSLPGSPLVDLGGGNPNPVWLPDMGAALVRKPYRPRLYGEATVAPELEASARQWLTGDCPDRFEINLTNGAVDAVERLLGAYLVAGDKVAVEDPCFVSNINTLRIAGLQTVGVAVDAHGMRAEALEQALAQGAQAVIVTPRAHNPTGCSLSAARARKLRAVLAHYPHVLVIADDHFSLLAVTDYFDVIPPMAQRWALIRSVSKMLGPDLRLAFVASDEQTSQRLRLRLAPGTNWVSHLLQDVVGACLSSPEVSAQIVQARADYARRRDSLTMALARQGISVTTPAEGLNLWLPLPANSQAAVLELARHGWLVRGGESFGVQGQAHGLRITVSSIDEAGAEAFARVLGHVLGQGYGMSSCSKASRVAAHSTKFIQ
- a CDS encoding type 1 glutamine amidotransferase encodes the protein MRVHFVVHESFEAPGAYEAWVRDRGYEATYSRVYAHEPLPQSIENIDLLVIMGGPQSPSTTREECPHFDAASECALIAEFVAARKAVVGVCLGAQLMGKALGARHEHSPEKEIGKFPIKLTTEGKAHVKFAHFGDTVDVGHWHSDMPGLTANAKIIAYSEGCPRQIIEYGELAYGFQCHMEFTLDVIELLIAAAERELATLTNHRFVQQPDALRDNDYDVMNQNLFGFLDKLMVAYAANCGVTLNEPNA